One stretch of Chryseobacterium fluminis DNA includes these proteins:
- a CDS encoding outer membrane beta-barrel family protein: MKKLFSPIALIVGLSVFAQEKNDTVKQEKEIAAVTLTARKPTVESKVDRTVFNVANSSIVAGNTTWDVLRMTPLVSIDNNDAIKAEGESVTVYINDRKSVFTGKELKEYLATIPADNLLKIEVITSPSSRYESAGSVINIVLKKRDDEGLKGSATFNNRQNRKNSQYTNLNLNYHKKKFTQTLIGSYSNNTYVQQNAIYNTLYENNKITKIESESIYRNQSPSISSTSEYELNDKNNIGLILEYYQSKTASSSEASGINFMNNDFQDSYVQNQNSNGMNRTLGTNFFYKYYDKEKNKILDVNIGTNYDSQKDRSLFIRDISTEPVADELGINAYNQMRNYYLKVDYTQPLGKSGATFEVGGKMDFNNNVIPNDLYGNNLDSDLRTNDIFHYSDNINSLYANYSRTFFKKLETRIGLRYEHIDFKVRQDVAGTYRKDSYGTFLPNLLLKYSFSDKYDLSVTYNRNIWRPWYSEFNPFLIPNNDGIYTRGNMDLEPNPSDRVVMKLGVFKKYFLSARYMFTKQDYWTTYDYENNKTISYPGNFPGKVEKYYLFASTNQTFLKNKLSVNVGFGWYYIDNSDFNSRNGLNKEDGSGPKNYISYWGGSTNLSYTNLFNKNINLSAWVELSNQNNGNSLANRTNVFHNISVTKIFPKTQMEASIQLMNIFQRPNFDTTTFSSAGTFRNSSQSDWYGVSLTFVKRFGNQKVKGNTKTDVEKGGGGGK; encoded by the coding sequence ATGAAGAAGTTATTTTCGCCAATCGCCCTAATAGTGGGTCTTTCAGTATTTGCTCAGGAAAAAAATGATACCGTAAAGCAGGAAAAAGAAATTGCTGCCGTGACGTTGACAGCCCGGAAACCCACGGTAGAATCAAAAGTGGACCGCACGGTTTTTAACGTGGCCAACAGTTCGATCGTTGCCGGAAATACCACCTGGGATGTACTGAGAATGACTCCGCTGGTAAGCATTGATAATAATGATGCCATCAAGGCGGAAGGAGAATCCGTAACCGTTTATATCAACGACAGAAAATCTGTTTTTACAGGAAAAGAACTGAAAGAATATCTGGCTACCATTCCTGCCGATAATCTCCTCAAGATAGAAGTGATCACCAGTCCGTCTTCGCGCTACGAAAGCGCAGGATCTGTCATTAATATTGTCCTTAAAAAACGTGACGACGAGGGACTGAAGGGAAGTGCGACCTTTAACAACAGGCAGAACAGGAAAAACTCCCAGTATACCAATCTGAATCTGAACTATCATAAAAAGAAATTCACCCAGACGCTGATCGGAAGTTACAGTAACAATACCTATGTTCAGCAAAACGCGATCTACAATACATTGTATGAAAATAACAAAATAACAAAGATAGAGAGCGAAAGTATCTATAGAAACCAGAGTCCTTCCATTTCCTCAACGTCGGAGTACGAACTGAATGATAAAAATAACATCGGGCTTATCCTGGAATATTATCAGAGTAAAACGGCGTCTTCGTCTGAGGCAAGCGGAATTAATTTTATGAATAACGATTTTCAGGATTCGTATGTTCAGAATCAGAATTCAAACGGAATGAACCGGACATTAGGAACCAACTTTTTTTACAAATATTATGATAAAGAGAAAAACAAAATTTTAGATGTTAATATCGGAACCAATTATGATTCTCAGAAAGACCGAAGTCTTTTTATCAGGGATATCAGTACCGAACCTGTAGCAGATGAGCTGGGAATTAATGCTTATAATCAGATGCGAAACTACTATCTCAAAGTAGACTATACCCAGCCTTTGGGAAAATCCGGTGCTACATTCGAAGTAGGAGGGAAGATGGATTTTAACAATAATGTGATTCCTAATGATCTGTACGGAAATAACCTGGACAGTGACCTGCGAACGAATGACATCTTTCATTACAGCGATAATATCAATTCCTTATATGCCAACTATAGCAGGACTTTTTTCAAAAAACTGGAAACCAGAATCGGCCTGCGCTATGAACACATCGACTTTAAGGTACGCCAGGACGTCGCCGGAACCTACCGGAAAGATTCTTACGGGACCTTTTTGCCGAACCTGTTGTTAAAATATTCTTTTTCAGATAAATATGATCTGAGTGTTACCTATAACCGCAATATCTGGCGCCCGTGGTACTCGGAATTCAATCCGTTTCTTATCCCCAATAACGATGGGATCTATACACGGGGAAATATGGATCTGGAACCAAATCCAAGTGACCGCGTGGTCATGAAACTGGGGGTTTTTAAGAAATACTTTCTCTCGGCAAGGTATATGTTTACAAAACAGGACTATTGGACAACCTATGACTATGAAAACAATAAAACAATTTCATATCCGGGGAATTTTCCCGGAAAAGTTGAAAAATATTATCTTTTTGCAAGTACCAACCAGACTTTTCTTAAAAATAAACTGAGCGTAAACGTTGGTTTCGGATGGTATTATATCGACAACAGTGATTTCAACAGCAGGAACGGACTTAACAAAGAAGATGGCTCAGGCCCTAAAAATTATATCAGCTATTGGGGCGGATCCACCAACCTCTCGTACACCAATCTTTTTAATAAGAACATCAACCTGAGTGCCTGGGTCGAACTCTCAAACCAGAATAACGGAAATTCTTTAGCAAACAGAACCAATGTATTCCATAATATTTCCGTAACCAAGATTTTCCCGAAAACACAGATGGAAGCCAGTATCCAGCTGATGAATATTTTCCAGAGACCTAATTTTGATACGACGACGTTCAGTTCTGCAGGTACCTTCAGGAACTCCTCACAATCCGACTGGTACGGCGTCTCCCTGACCTTCGTCAAACGTTTTGGAAATCAGAAAGTAAAAGGAAATACCAAAACTGATGTTGAAAAAGGCGGAGGCGGCGGTAAATAG